aatattgagcaatatgtaaacacatttcatttctgctgataatgtataaacaagtgagaaaatcccgcgttttctggatgcaattaaaaaatagagatcaacaacacagtcattcgttgacagtagacaatcggttttagagctaaacacacttttcagcaactaccgtgtaaccgcacactttcgcgtttgtaaacgtgtttacttaaacatgttcacctgaagtagttcagggtcccgtgtaaccgcgccctaactGAAGTTCCCAGTGTTGCCCGGGCACTTATCGCAATgcaaggaacatcactaccgagtttcaagtccgTAGGACGTACAAACAGGGAATTCTGATTTCAAAgttccattgattgcacaatctcagtGCATCAGAAAAGCAGGGATGCCAATCTTCAGCTCCAGTTTGTGGCAAGGCAGGCAACCCCTGGGAAAGACGTGACGGACACCATCTGTTAACGAAGtgctaaactaaactgttattagtgtCTTTGGTTCATTAGCCGCCGCAAGCTTCTCTAAACGGATGGGTTTCGCCCAGGAGAAGATAGGAAGTTACTAGACCTAACTAATCGTGtgacggacatagagaaataagacaaactgtttgtgtgtctgtgtcctgtctcctatgattttctattataaaacagAATCTACCCCTTTttaactcccttagggatggaatttcataattatatgtagtcttatgtcactctccggcctatcaactatctatatgcaaaaattgTCAATTcattgctccgttgctgcgtgaaaggacaaactcactttcgcatttataatattagtggtgATATCTGTGTTCGTAGTAATGTGCGGAGAGATAATGCCTCGCTCATTTTAGAGCGGCTTTCTTATTCAGTTTTGCacttgaattttatttcaagcTGAACTGTAGCAGTTGAGTAGTGAGTTTCAGTAGCTGTAATCTTGAATTATGGTGTATTGGTGCAGTATTAATGGGTTTGTAGTAAACTCAAGTGCTGTTTTAGTTTGAATATGTAGTCTTCCTTATCTGCCAATGTAGCTACGTAAATCAACATCTGCAGAGTATGCACCATTTTTAAACCTTATAACTAAAATACTTTACATAAAATTGTTTAGTATTTGGCTgcgaactgtaaaataaaatactccatttttttagttttcttttggTGCTACTTCTAATGCAGGGTTGCAACAGTTATAGGAAAGAGACtaaagtcagggaaattaaaagggTCAGGAAATACATGAAAGAGTCAGTTCAATCACGTAATATTTCTGGAATGAAGAGAGTGACTCGTGAAACGATCTTTCAGTATCATGTAACCTTGAGTGTAGACAGAATttctaattataatttaaatattgttttttaattttaattcattataaattttgtaatacttgTACTGCTTTTAAGCACTACCTACTGATTTTTCACGTATATTTTGCGTGACGTTTGTCTCATGCCAATGTCTATAATAAAttggtttgtttaaaaaaattaatttaatttttccaaacctattattttcactttttttttttttcccaacagtATGATCTTTGCATAAGTGAGTAAATCTCATCCATGAAGCTTATTTGTTTAGAGTGTTTCCCCCCTTCCCGTGGTAAATCAAAGGTTATAGTATTAAAGAATTAATTTCTATAGGGTGAGTTTTATCAAGAAATTAATTTAGATGTGGGTGAAATCCGTTGCTTGTTTTTTCTTCCAAGTTTGATCTTGCAGACATTAGTTTGCTTTAGCAGGCATACTTTTTAAGATAAAGATGACTTTTGAACGGCATATGCACGTTTTCCCCCCAGATAGCAACACCCGAGTAGGGATGCAGGATAATCAGTGTCGGGAACGTCAGGAAAGCTTGTCAGTTCTTGTCTCCGAAACATGGAAAAGTCTGGGAATATTTGAATTCCAGGCTTGTAGCAACCCTTTAATGGTATAATGAAAACCACTTAAATAAGTGTAACTTTTTCTAACgtataattttttgcaactataaATTATTGGTGCTtttaacttcataaaaaaatttttttctgtgtgttcttTCAGTTTACTTGCTTAACTGTTAGGCAATtggtataggttttttttttatcagctaactggatttttaaatttatttcaacgtTGTTGCGGGATGGAGCAATCACGTTGTGCGGTTGTGTTTAGACGGGCGGACCTTCTCAGCGTGACAAGTGACTGTCAGCATTAGTTTAGCTGGCAGGGCCTCTCTGTGCCATTCAATTTTCTTCTCTGGTGTTCTCCTTCGTTCTACATTTGCGTTGCGTGCTCTGTTCTCGTCAACTGCATGCATAGTTTAGCCTGTTTCCTTGTTGCTCCAGCTTTGGCCACTACTCGGTTGCATCTGCCTTGTGTGCACATTGCTTTACGGAAGATCGCTGTTGGTTTTAAATGAATCCTGGTGCCATTTGCCGCAGTCGGGAACTACGACGGACGTAACATCGATCAACTGACTCTTTTTACCCTTGGCTTTGGTTGATGATCGATTCATGGCCCGAATGCACAGTGGGTTTCCACACGAATAACAATATTCCCTTCAATAGGTTTGCAGTGCTGGATTGTGCTTTATTGGGTGTAAAAACTTGTGTTCTCTTAACATAATTAATTTTCTGATTTGTTTGTTGAAACCAAAAATCTGCAACTCTGAAATTGCTAACTCTcctattagatttttttttcaagccattTCCAGTGGATCATGCAATTttgtttttcctaaaaaaaacaatcattCTAAATGCACTGTAGCATTTATGAGCACCGcacaaaaatgttattattactgTCAGTATTTTCTTATTATCTGTAATGATATATACCAGTCTGCCTGTGTAAATTTTAACTGCATTTGTGTTTACGGTagtgtgaaataaatgtttacttaGTGAGCTAGGTATGGTTTTCAAGTGATAAGTTTATCtactgttataaaatatttttgttacaataaagaATTGTGTTTactaatttttgttttcaaattttataacACACTAACTTgctgctgtgatttttttttccaattaaataaattcaaatggtCTAAAAACAAATGATCACATTTTTCATTTGGTGGcactcaaaaaacatttattttttcaggGGACTTgtattaatgttttaatattgtttaatattttgaaaagttgtatttTCCTTCATATTAACTCAAATTTTGACATATCATATTCGAAAAAACTGACTTGGACGTGAACTGATGAGTATTGGTGTTTATGATAAGGAAATGACCTTGGGTTTTTCCAAGGTTTCCGTTGGAATAGTGTATCTGCCATCTTTGATACAAGAATTCCTGCATAATTTGAAATATGTACTgttaggaaatatttttgtgtttaatgttGTGGTGTGAGGAATAACCAGAAGAGGTTATTACTGCTGTGTTTGCTATCATATCTTCTCTCTGTGTGTCCTTTTCCCTTTTCTTCAGAACTACTTTATGCTTCCTTCGCCCTCCTCTGTTGGTCGTCCTGGATGTGTGTTGGCACCCACTGGGCCAGAGTGCTGTCTCGCCCGCCGTTACTGTTCGTCACGTGCTATTTCCCACATCTTAACATGGCACCTCTCGTGAATTATATGTTCTGTCACTaagtattttcaacagatattcacaagtgtaatataatgggtgtcaAACATTGCACAAGTTTATAACACCACATTACAACTTAACATTTCTAGGATTAAAAATTTGTAGGTTAGtcaattttttgattatttatatttaaatttaaaaaggtcTGTCACGTCACTACATAtcagctaatttaaatttttgtggagaaacgcAAGCTGTTGTACAATTTTGGGGAGCAGAAACTCTTGTACAAGTCGCAGTGTCGCTAGCTAATGAGAAGTCTCGCTACAGACTGGTGTGTGTGCACTCGGGTAAAATAGGTAGACGTTTCCCCCTCCTAatgtgacctttttttttttttttggccacgCGTGACAAAggtaattgcctgagctgtcactacacTGTGTGTGTATGGGTGGACCCGTATCTGGGCATTCACTCTTTGTATTAAGTTTCTTTCCCTTCGCCGCCACGTTCTGAACGAAACTAATCACAGAGATGCCGTGTTTCTAACCTCTGATCTTCTGAAAACTGTCAAATTTAACACGCGTGTTGTGTGCATTTTGGAGACACGTATTTAtccttgtcagtattttgatagCGTGGGTGATAGTAATGGTTCCCATTATACAGTGTTTAATCTGTCTTTGCTGTATTAGTCTTCTCAAAATTTACGCGGATGTAGTcctaaaacattacgaaaatcccgTGGAATTTTGTCCCCGCCCGACAAGAAAAACCTCTCGTGATCCAGAAATGTTCCCCAATTTTTGAGATCCTGCACAGACCTGTTGGTAAACTACTGAATATTTGTGTCTGAAATAGAATCGAATacgagtaataataataattatactaATTttgatgtttgaaaattttaatattcgcACGGGCATACTTTACACCCATTACGTTAACTTATGAATATCTTGTGGAAAATATTATGACAGAGCAACATATAAAAGAAAGGTATATggtgttaaatttacataaacagtccttaataatagtaatgataagaaaattaatttaacatgtcATGTCAGACATACCATTAGTTTATGAGCTTTTGTGAAAATAAGAAGCAAGCAAAAATTCTTTGTTAGGTTTTACCtattaatgataaatatttataataatttaaagtacTGTCTCATAATATTGCTGCTCTTTTTAAACTCATGTAATGTggtgtaaaataattaataaataaacaaaatttcacGGACTATATTATAaagtaaagctttttttttttttcttcctgtgaAAGACTTGCTGCTAGTACAATAATTTCATCCAAACAGTTACTTATATTCATTTATTACTCAAAGATtaactgaaatatatttattttattgacttttaaggagaattttgtattgtaatataaaattattttctcatttttttgaTGTTGGTTATTTCTACTGAATATTAGCACGGCCCTAGTGGTTTCCAAACACACATCTTATCCTTGTATTCCTCTTCTTGTTCCACGTTGACTTGCGCATCTTTTCGGGATGTTTGTGGTGTTTCTAAGGTTAATAGTTAGTTTTGCATGTATGTAGTTAACTTGTCTCTATTGTAAGGAATGGTTGGACAAGCATTTCttctttaattaatgtttatacatCCAAACCCAATATATTACATGTTTATCTCAATCCCTCTTTTGTCCCGCCTCATTTCGGCCTCCTTCGTAGTGATCTCCGCGTCGGTAGCTAtaaattttcttctttatttttacATTCGAGATGTAAGGTTAAATTTAAAGAGATCAAAAATGGCAGTTACTAGCGGAGGTGAGCGTCAGTTTGTGTGTGCAGTCTGATTTGCACGGATACTGTGTTCTTTCATTTGAAGAGAATTTTAATTCTTAAATATGTCCTAGGGAAATGTATTTTCGTGAGACGCATACTGTTAGTATAGAGCTGAGGTCTAAAGTGGTTCTTAAATTGTGCTGTCGTGCATgtaccattttttaaatatttattccacGTGTTCTGCGTACTGGATTGGCGGGTGGCCACTACCAGAGGAGCTAAATGACATTTTAAGTAaaagtgtgttgtttttttttgtgactttttttttatatacactcGGCTAGTCGTACCGTGTAAGTGGCATTagtatttctaattttattaaaactttgttttgtGACCATAAGTGTGATGTCGAGGAGTTTGTCTGTTGCCGCGCCTTGACAGACTCCGCGCTAACTTGGACCTGTGTGTTGCTCAGAGCCGCCAGCGTACAACTGTCGAGATGCCCCTAGTGCTTGTGCATGACTGGGAAGTTcaaacatttttgggtggtttggCGAACCTGCAATAAAATGGCTATAATTGACTTTCCTCTTAACGCACAAAGTTGTATTTCTACATCTCCAATTTTGTAGACATTTTTTCAGCTGTGTGATGAAAGTACTAGATAACGATAAAggtcttttaaatactgttagaAGTGACTCTGTCTTGAGGTGTAATGATGTCAGTTGTGCAGTGTTCAGACGAAGGGTTTCTTTGACAGCTAGCCTTCATAGTTTCATTATAATTAACTAAAGTGTTTGACATTAAGTAGGATCAGtgagtaaattaatttaatgtcaaGTACAGCAATGCTAGAGTTTTAGGTCttgtaattaaaatttgaagtttttttattattattttatttacttgcagaaactaaatagttttaaaaaagcaGCCAGGTGCTAATGacaaattaagtttaaatttgcTTGCAATGTTTATTGAATGCCTCATTCATTCTTAAGTATTACCCAACATTAATTTTTTAGATTGcgttatggtgttataaaaaagcaattttcgtcattaaaaatagtggatttcaTCTTAATTGTCATTAACAATTAAAACACAAGTAGGTTAATGATAAGTACATATCAAACCCAAATACGATGATCAATTGCTTCAGCATTTAATGGTAGAAtacttaaaatgtgtacataaaacaattttacatatATTGATGAAAGTTAAAGAACAAACTGCAACTAAAACATTCAATAAGTTCCTTAGTTTATTAAAAAGTCATAAATAAGAAAATAGTACAGctaaccattttttaaaaaaactgcaatttctaaagccaaatttttattactattattaggAATCAAAAAATGAATATGCACTGTTAAAAGTCCAAAATCATTACACTTAGCATTTACTTGTGATGTTTCTCTGTAAGCCTTTAGCCATTACTATAGTATCAGCTATAGACAGTTTttatttgctttgaaaataccataaatataaattaatgtttttaattaggacataatattttaggtttttgaatatatgaagatatatgaaaataattctatattttgatatgaaaaaaaatcagttaatttaggctaattttattttattttgtgttttgccttgcatttcggtgtttggCAATGTATTGACTCAATTTCATTGTTATTTCGCTTTTATTGCTATTCGCTACATAATCTTGTGTCTACCAATTGCACATTTGGATTTTCTAAGATGGTCAGAAAAGTTTCTCCTTTGAAATTTGAAGTATGTGTTAACGTGAATGGCAAGTGTGTGGTGTGCGCAGAATGTTTGTTCTGAGAGTTGGGAGTGGATGCGGTCGGTACGTGATGGTCTGCAAAAACAGTTGCTGCAGTTCTGAGCTTCACACATTTCCGGTGCAGTTGTagagattaaataaataaactgttttttttaatcaatcagAAAAATGAGTTactttttttccctcaaaatgtgAGTTTAAtactagcacaaaaaaaaattagtcctaTAATATAcaacatgtattttatttaaatatggatgattatgttttattattgttaaattgtttggatattgttgaaatgtataatttttttttttgttttacagaataaaattttactcccccaaaatgtttcaaaatttatttttctcccTTCACATTTCAGCTCTCGAAGAGTAACCTACGGAAAAAGTTGGCATCTGACGCCGCTGTTGTATTCCAAAATTAGGAGTCTGGTTATTTAagtttataaagtgaaataaCACATTCATGCCACACCTCGTCAAACACTGTCTGGTTTCTCCAGGGATTCGACCATGCACAAGAGATGGAATAAAggtataaaatacaaaatgtgtGTTAGCCTGGAGGTTGCCAGTGACTAAAGTTTTAGCAAAAGTACTTAGTTATGTTCCCTCCTGACTGAAGAGAAACAGCCAACAGCTTATTGGTCTTGTCTCTTGAACGTTGCCGGATCTGTTAATCATGTATTgggacaagattatgtggttTATAAAACTGgagattttgatgattttttattttttttttatttattctgttaaTTCATAAATGTAGCATGTTTAACTACttggaacaataaaaaatattgtgttaagtgttttgtgtgtttgaataATTTACCAGTgcaataatgtaaaacaaattcCTATCTATTTGCTGAACAGATAGGATTTGGTTGAAATTTCctgctaaaaaaattacattaaatattatattaatttttttttctaattcaagttaaattttgataaataaagcTGATTATTTTTATGTTAGTTGCATCTGGGTGCTAAAtggtatattaacataaatttctGTGTATTTACACACTTTTCAGGGTTATCGTAACTCGCCATATAATCTTTTCCTAATCATATATCAGGTCTCTAAATTTCGTTAAGGTATATTAtaggttttataattatttgttttttttttatatgtactaAGCAAAATTAAATGTCATGCATAAAAAATGTGCAGGTATGTGCTGAGTTTTTATTTCGGAAAGATCATGATTTATGCGGGTAGTTTCCAACTATTTATATTTCATGTGCAAACGGAAACGAGGCTTGAATAAACGAGACCCATTTAGAGCAAGGCTGCTGAAAATGAGTTAAATCACTCCCAGCACAATTGCTTTGTTCTATGTCATTCAGTGTCAATACTTTTTGGTTAGTTCCGTACCTGTATACAGCATTTTGTGGCCTGGGGCACAGAGTTTGGGTTTGTGGCCGCCTTTCTACTCCATTGGCCCAGATTTTACATTCACACACTATTCGCCTGAAACAAGAAGAGAGACCTGGGGCCTGGTCTCTACCTCTCACCAGATGGGACTATACTTCCAGACATTggtgcaacaacaaggggggggggggggcaagggtattttgcccccccccccccccccttctgaaaccttgaagtgggggcaaacgggggcaaagaaagtgctgtgtaatcaatttttagataataaaaccttcaatagcactattttccaccttgaaatacaaattttcccgggggagggccccacCCCCCTTCAATAGgtgggatcgatgattctttataaaaaggtatattgccccccttttggaaatttagttgttgcgcccctgcctccAGACCTGTGTGTAGTTAGTTTAGAAAAATGTACTGGAATGATTATGGGGACTGTTTCAGgacaaattaaaaaagataactttttaaaaaaaattaatatcactaactttattcttttaaaactaaattatattcaaattttcatttgataacacttaaaattaaattttagcataacacaataGTTTTAGTTTAAGTTAATCAACAGTTTGTCTTCCcctatttttttatttcgctTTAGATATTGCTCCCTTTACAGCTGAGTATTTTGAGGCCCGGGGCAATCCGCTCCTTGTGTGTTAAATGAAGCCATCAGTTCGTGGGGAGTGGTTCATATCCATTTTCTTTGCACGGCCTCCCTGACGAGTCTGTCTATCTTGCTGAAGTAGGTCTCGCCCAGCCCGGTGTTGTCGGTCTGCATGCGCTGGAAGGCGGCGGGGTTGTTGATGTCCGGCGGGTTGTCCTTGGACATGCAGAATATCCGGAGCATGTGGAAGACGCGGGCGAACTGCGCCGGGGCCTCCGCCCCCACCTCCCGGAGGAAGGCGGCGTAGCTGAAGGGCCGGGGGTCGCAGTCGAACCGCCGCAGCCACCCGGTGAACTCCTCGTGGTACAGCCTGGTCAGCCGGTCGCGGTCCTCGCCCGTCACGGCCAGCGACGTGCTCGAGTACAGGAACCCCACCAGGTCGGCGGCCGGGGAACCGTAGGACGTCATTTGGAAGTCGATCAGCTTCAGGCCGGCGATGCGCTTGCCCTCGTACGAGAACAGCACGTTGTTGGTCCAGAAGTCGTTGTGGGCGAGGGTGGCGAACGGTTCCCTCGGCCTCGCCCGGAACTGCCTCGCCGCCGTCATCGCGGCGTGGATCCTGGCCCGGTGCTGGCCCACGGCGGGCACGTGCGCCAGGCTGGTGGTCAGCAGCGTGTGCAGCTTCTCATCGCGGTCCTCGCCCGGCGGGGGCGGGTCGTGTTTGGGCACCGCCAGGGTCGGCAGCACGGTGCTCTTGAAGAAGTGCGGCTTCTTCAGCTTGAGCACCACGAACATGGCCTGGAAGCGCGCCAGGTGCCTCACCACGCACTCGGCGTGCTCCAGGTCCATGCCCTCGATGCGGTCCGCCAGCCGGTACCCGGAGGCCCCCAGGTTCTCCATGAGTATGGCGGCGGTCTCGTCCACCGGCGGCTCGAGGCCCCCTCCGCGCCTGGTCCGGGCGCCGTGGCACCGGGGGATCACGTCCAGGAGCAGGTCCCGCGGGATCCCGTGCTCCTCCTGCACGGCGAGGATCGCCGGCCGCAGCCGGGTGTACATGTCCATCTCCTTGCGCATGAAGTCCCTGAACGGAGGGACCCTGCCCATCAGGTTCTTGGTCACGACGAGCTTGGCCGCGAGGGACACCTGGCGGTGGTCCGGCAGCAGAGTGGCGTCCACCCGCAGCAGGAGGCTGCCGAAGTTCTCGCCGGCGGTGGTCAGCGGTGAGGTGGTGAAGCTCTCCACCCCGCACTGCAGCATCTCCTCCAGGTCTTCCTTGGTCAGGTCCGTGGGCGGCTCCGCGGGCATCGTCTGCACAGAGGAGTTGTGTCCATTACACTGTATCTTTCATAAAACTACAACCCACATAGTGTTCCGGTGTTGCAAAGAGATGACACAGGCTGGCGTGACTTACCCGCCATTTTAGAACTTTCATTCCAATTGTTTTTCTACCTCTATATATGAGAAGCAAGCATCCTTTGTTTTCCCAAGCCAGATAAATGATACTTATTTGCTATTTGGAAACTTTAAGGCACATATTCGAAATTATGGTTTTCCCCCGACTAATCGTATCTTTGTGTCACCACCACTGGGTAACACACTAAATTGCTTCTCTAATAGTATCATCTACATGTGTTTTCGTAAAATCTGCAGTAAGTCAAAAACCATAAAGGAACTAGCGGGTGAGGCTAAGCCTAACTCGAGCTGGTCGTGTTACTGTCTCCTTCACCAATTCCTAAGAAATCTATCATTTCCATCAACAAATGGAAGTAATGTTAGAAGCATACTGCAGACATTTTGTTTAATGCCATCTGTACCCCGAAATGATGTTTTGCATACGATTCGGCCCTGACCGCAGACAGAGAAGCCATGGTGACAACAACTTCCCTCCAACAGAAAAAACACACTGAGTGGTGGCTGAAAGGTTATGTTCTTCATTCGAGGTTGAGTAGAAGCAGTCTCCGAAACCAGTACAGAGTTCCCACAAAAATTAAAAGTTCCAACTATTCCTGATGGACGGAGGGAAATTTCAGACTCGTTTTAGTCGCATTTAGAAAGCAAAATGTTACCAAAAAACTCGCCAAAAATCTATTTAGAAATATATCTgcacaaaatttttaattgaataataCTGTTACCAGCCAGCCTGTGCACTTCCTTGCGGGTGGGGCGCAGAACATTGCCGCTACACACCTAATCCAGTTAGTAACGGCGCGTCGATAACTTTCTCCACTCCAATGCACTTTCTCATTGAGACCAGAGTGCTAGCGCTCTGTGGCTCTGGAGGGCTCGGCACACTCCCAGAGCCCTGCCTGTGTGAAGTTGGCGTAACTAGGATGACATTGTTATGGGAGCTTCGGAtgtcaagtcgaccctgatgacgcgatACTCCAAAGGAGTGCGAGAACATTCCAGAAGGGAGCTGGTGGGTAAA
The Bacillus rossius redtenbacheri isolate Brsri chromosome 14, Brsri_v3, whole genome shotgun sequence DNA segment above includes these coding regions:
- the LOC134538966 gene encoding uncharacterized protein LOC134538966 — encoded protein: MPAEPPTDLTKEDLEEMLQCGVESFTTSPLTTAGENFGSLLLRVDATLLPDHRQVSLAAKLVVTKNLMGRVPPFRDFMRKEMDMYTRLRPAILAVQEEHGIPRDLLLDVIPRCHGARTRRGGGLEPPVDETAAILMENLGASGYRLADRIEGMDLEHAECVVRHLARFQAMFVVLKLKKPHFFKSTVLPTLAVPKHDPPPPGEDRDEKLHTLLTTSLAHVPAVGQHRARIHAAMTAARQFRARPREPFATLAHNDFWTNNVLFSYEGKRIAGLKLIDFQMTSYGSPAADLVGFLYSSTSLAVTGEDRDRLTRLYHEEFTGWLRRFDCDPRPFSYAAFLREVGAEAPAQFARVFHMLRIFCMSKDNPPDINNPAAFQRMQTDNTGLGETYFSKIDRLVREAVQRKWI